One Drosophila santomea strain STO CAGO 1482 chromosome X, Prin_Dsan_1.1, whole genome shotgun sequence DNA segment encodes these proteins:
- the LOC120455170 gene encoding uncharacterized protein LOC120455170 — protein MDRVTLMDTKAGETKEYSLDEELNLLRDLGDCHKANLADIDMIARTTVKCQYTIPRAYSADSQRIATSMERPPSTRPYEESDSLEEEMVALPCGMVEGEVTTDEETRTLSALEGLDQILKRIDILQSQIRRSQQLENSTQQSEPSEDRISCSGLNAKQSEIRCIQRAQHHIQCQIAELLCRYDNFRNMLRSLIQTWTCLERRIAVIRNKNLVHLAWTEECANDLSNCQHRHRSLAAVKLTKKMALLVTKTNMSSGFRYSRRYLRNALIARHVNDFRYEIAELKVLSEEIYTEIDGRLDQIKLKAQQFGVVISTTPRQSNLITDETLRNTQPTELTEGTDAFTVPRGSTIKD, from the coding sequence ATGGATAGGGTGACGCTGATGGATACCAAGGCCGGCGAAACAAAGGAGTATTCGCTCGATGAGGAATTGAATCTGCTGCGCGACCTGGGCGACTGTCACAAGGCCAATCTGGCGGACATAGATATGATAGCGCGTACGACCGTCAAATGCCAATACACAATACCCCGGGCGTATTCGGCGGACAGTCAGAGGATAGCCACTTCCATGGAGCGACCACCATCGACACGTCCGTACGAGGAATCCGACTCACTGGAGGAGGAGATGGTCGCCCTGCCATGCGGAATGGTCGAGGGGGAAGTTACGACCGATGAGGAGACAAGAACGCTGAGCGCCCTTGAGGGTCTGGACCAGATACTCAAGAGAATCGATATATTGCAGAGTCAGATCCGCAGGAGTCAGCAATTGGAGAATAGTACGCAGCAATCTGAACCGTCGGAGGATCGGATCTCGTGCAGTGGCCTGAATGCGAAGCAATCGGAGATTCGCTGCATCCAACGTGCCCAGCACCACATCCAGTGCCAGATAGCAGAGCTCCTGTGCCGCTACGATAATTTCCGTAATATGCTGCGTAGCTTGATACAAACGTGGACCTGTCTGGAGCGACGGATTGCCGTTATTCGGAACAAAAACCTCGTCCATTTGGCCTGGACGGAGGAGTGTGCCAACGATCTCAGCAACTGCCAGCACAGGCATCGCTCCTTGGCCGCCGTGAAGCTCACCAAAAAGATGGCCCTGCTCGTGACCAAGACGAACATGTCCAGTGGTTTTCGCTATAGCCGGCGATATCTGCGAAATGCCCTAATCGCTCGACATGTCAACGACTTTCGCTATGAGATCGCCGAGTTGAAGGTCTTAAGCGAGGAAATCTACACCGAAATCGATGGGCGACTGGACCAGATCAAGTTGAAGGCTCAGCAATTCGGTGTCGTTATCTCAACCACGCCGCGCCAATCCAATTTGATCACCGATGAAACACTGAGGAACACTCAGCCAACTGAGCTCACTGAGGGCACCGACGCGTTCACCGTTCCAAGGGGCTCCACCATCAAAGATTGA